The following proteins come from a genomic window of Asterias amurensis chromosome 15, ASM3211899v1:
- the LOC139948313 gene encoding uncharacterized protein, whose protein sequence is MASDIKTWCEQCKRCCLRKTPSTKTRVPLVSITTTEPMELLCIDYLKLERSKGGYENILVITDHFTKYAQAFPSRDQKAGTVAKILWEKIIQHYGFPVRLHADQGRNFESQLIRELCKICGIKKSRTTPYHPQGNGVTERFNHTLLNMLGTLEENQKKDWKQYVEIMTHAYNSTRHDSTDYAPFYLMFGRHPNLPVDLMFGLNSTQRESTSNYADYVEQLRERLQKSYTRASDYVKQAQSKQKRLYDRGSSIAPLRLGDRVLIQNKNLIGTCKLADRWESQPYIVISKHKDLPVYSLRSLGDGRERTVHRNMLTPCMFLPLEENNTTADEPHQETQLESDEHQESEKVPTIMDHSETSDEEIDIDFIPVETESSSMSPSLSPSLSPPVLTPIIDLEPSNVVEVSPPVAPPQLTPELLETQTIDVTDESNDTESTVYLSPPSPRPIRNRQPPTRFTYDFIGQTKQLQARDTSRQEKICNGRRLFDKWKEPTMAKTRRKACLRLLLQEHSSI, encoded by the coding sequence ATGGCAAGTGACATCAAAACTTGGTGTGAACAATGCAAGCGATGCTGCCTAAGAAAAACTCCGTCTACAAAAACGCGTGTACCTTTGGTCAGCATCACCACAACTGAGCCTATGGAATTACTCTGCATCGATTACCTCAAGCTGGAAAGAAGCAAAGGTGGCTATGAAAACATTTTGGTAATCACAGATCATTTCACCAAGTATGCCCAGGCGTTTCCATCTCGCGATCAGAAGGCAGGCACAGTTGCTAAGATACTCTGGGAAAAGATAATACAGCACTACGGATTTCCTGTACGACTACACGCTGATCAGGGTCGCAACTTTGAAAGCCAACTCATCCGAGAATTATGCAAGATCTGTGGCATCAAAAAGAGCCGAACTACCCCGTATCACCCTCAAGGAAATGGCGTCACAGAGCGTTTTAACCATACGCTCCTTAACATGCTTGGGACATTAGAAGAAAATCAGAAGAAAGACTGGAAGCAATACGTCGAAATAATGACACACGCATACAACTCCACACGTCACGACTCCACCGATTATGCTCCGTTCTACCTGATGTTTGGTAGACACCCAAATCTACCAGTCGACTTGATGTTTGGACTCAATTCCACTCAGAGAGAGTCTACTTCAAACTATGCGGACTATGTAGAGCAGCTGAGAGAAAGACTACAGAAATCATACACAAGGGCCAGCGACTACGTCAAACAAGCGCAGTCGAAGCAGAAACGCCTGTATGACAGAGGTTCCTCCATCGCTCCTCTACGTCTAGGTGACAGAGTCCTCATCCAAAACAAGAACCTCATTGGCACATGCAAATTAGCCGATAGATGGGAATCACAGCCCTATATTGTGATTTCAAAGCACAAAGATCTACCTGTGTACAGCCTCCGCTCCCTCGGTGACGGTAGAGAAAGAACTGTGCACAGAAACATGCTGACTCCATGCATGTTTCTCCCACTAGAAGAGAACAACACAACAGCCGATGAACCACATCAGGAAACCCAGTTAGAGTCAGACGAACATCAGGAGAGTGAGAAAGTTCCAACTATCATGGATCATAGTGAAACTAGCGACGAAGAGATAGACATAGACTTCATCCCAGTAGAAACTGAATCTTCGTCAATGTCTCCTTCACTATCTCCGTCACTATCACCTCCTGTCCTCACACCAATCATAGATCTTGAGCCAAGCAATGTCGTTGAAGTTTCCCCTCCTGTCGCACCACCGCAACTTACCCCTGAGTTACTGGAAACCCAAACTATTGATGTTACAGATGAGTCGAACGACACTGAAAGTACGGTATATCTTTCGCCACCGAGCCCTAGACCTATCAGAAACAGACAGCCGCCCACAAGGTTTACCTATGACTTCATAGGTCAAACCAAACAACTGCAAGCACGAGATACATCACGCCAAGAAAAGATATGCAATGGACGACGACTGTTCGACAAGTGGAAAGAGCCTACTATGGCTAAGACAAGAAGAAAAGCTTGTCTGCGTCTCCTTCTGCAAGAACACAGTTCCATCTAA
- the LOC139948243 gene encoding three prime repair exonuclease 2-like, with protein sequence MESFLTSEGHVGNDDPVLPPQIQTFVFLDLETTCLEALDRPKIIEVCMIAIHRNSLISSTSSGSDNTPKLPRVQDKLTLCVNPNKAVSHVSYEMTGLDNYNLVEESKRKIFDAAFAKMLQLFLARQDAPVCLVAHNGNKFDFKLLRTELDKVREHFSGDVLCVDSREAFTQIDKVNNQASSPGKSVALGKIYQRFYGLPFPDAHNAESDVVALIKIIMNNSKVLIEWMDRNRVHFNQMEPYYSPFNSPSRPKKKPRMDL encoded by the coding sequence atgGAAAGCTTTCTAACATCTGAAGGGCATGTGGGCAACGATGATCCCGTTCTCCCACCCCAAATTCAAACTTTCGTGTTCCTCGATCTAGAAACAACTTGTCTTGAGGCCCTGGACAGACCGAAAATTATTGAAGTTTGTATGATAGCCATCCATCGGAATTCGCTGATTTCTTCGACTTCATCCGGATCAGACAACACCCCAAAACTACCGCGAGTTCAAGATAAACTGACGTTATGTGTCAACCCCAACAAGGCAGTTTCTCATGTGTCATATGAAATGACAGGATTGGACAATTATAACTTAGTTGAAGAGTCCAAACGGAAGATATTTGATGCCGCTTTTGCGAAGATGCTGCAACTCTTCCTTGCCCGTCAAGATGCACCAGTTTGTCTTGTTGCTCACAACGGGAACAAATTTGACTTTAAACTGCTACGGACTGAATTGGATAAAGTTAGAGAGCACTTCTCTGGTGATGTATTGTGTGTGGATTCGCGGGAAGCTTTTACCCAAATTGACAAAGTGAACAACCAAGCGAGCAGTCCTGGGAAGAGCGTTGCGTTGGGGAAGATTTACCAGCGGTTTTACGGCCTGCCTTTTCCTGATGCACACAATGCCGAGTCCGATGTCGTCGCACTgatcaagataataatgaacaacTCTAAAGTTTTAATAGAATGGATGGACAGAAACAGAGTTCACTTCAACCAAATGGAGCCATATTATTCACCATTTAATTCACCAAGTAGGCCTAAGAAGAAACCAAGAATGGATCTTTAA